Proteins from a single region of Natrinema salifodinae:
- a CDS encoding alpha-1 4-glucan-protein synthase, with the protein MSQDICVIVPTIREYECMRSYFDNARDHGFDLSRLHVVLVTEDFCETDAMEAMLEDEGVSGEVFDGSRREEWYAERGIEEYEHVVPAASHAETSFGLLYMWARDEFDYGFFIDDDTLPHPEEDFFGTHMENLAFEGEIEEVSSDEQWVNVLYQNADEHGLYPRGYPYSAMGETVETDATEVEGGQVVASQGLWTNVPDLDAVRILMDGDLEGQAQTRTSHEDFDDDFVAARGNYLTVCSMNLAFRREVIPAFYQLPMDDNEWDVGRFDDIWSGVFLKRACDVLGKRIYNGAPLCEHNKAPRSTFDDLNNEVPGLELNEHLWRIVDSVEPEFPRAAQTAGPSEDDVEGDANSYDEVFEAMARELADGDWSDYNNGAFFNYVGEHMLDWLECLSELSTAADERVKVAAGR; encoded by the coding sequence ATGAGTCAGGACATCTGCGTCATCGTCCCGACGATCCGGGAGTACGAGTGCATGCGCTCGTACTTCGACAACGCTCGGGATCACGGGTTCGACCTCTCTCGACTTCACGTCGTGCTCGTTACCGAGGACTTCTGCGAAACGGACGCGATGGAAGCGATGCTCGAGGACGAGGGCGTCTCGGGCGAGGTCTTCGACGGCAGCCGCCGCGAGGAGTGGTACGCCGAACGCGGCATCGAGGAGTACGAGCACGTCGTTCCGGCGGCGAGCCACGCCGAGACGAGCTTCGGGCTGCTCTACATGTGGGCCCGCGACGAGTTCGACTACGGCTTCTTCATCGACGACGACACCCTGCCCCACCCCGAGGAGGACTTCTTCGGGACGCACATGGAGAACCTCGCCTTCGAGGGCGAGATCGAGGAAGTGTCCTCCGACGAGCAGTGGGTCAACGTCCTCTACCAGAACGCCGACGAGCACGGCCTCTACCCGCGGGGGTACCCCTACTCCGCGATGGGCGAGACCGTCGAGACCGACGCGACCGAGGTCGAGGGCGGCCAGGTCGTCGCCTCGCAGGGCCTGTGGACCAACGTCCCTGACCTGGACGCCGTCCGGATCCTCATGGACGGCGACCTCGAGGGCCAGGCCCAGACGCGGACGAGCCACGAGGACTTCGACGACGACTTCGTCGCCGCGCGGGGCAACTACCTCACCGTCTGCTCGATGAACCTGGCCTTCCGACGCGAGGTGATCCCCGCGTTCTACCAGCTCCCGATGGACGACAACGAGTGGGACGTCGGCCGCTTCGACGACATCTGGTCGGGCGTCTTCCTCAAGCGCGCCTGCGACGTGCTCGGCAAGCGGATCTACAACGGCGCGCCCCTCTGTGAACACAATAAGGCCCCGCGGAGCACCTTCGACGACCTCAACAACGAGGTCCCGGGGCTCGAACTCAACGAGCACCTCTGGCGGATTGTCGACAGCGTGGAACCGGAGTTTCCACGGGCCGCTCAGACGGCGGGGCCGTCTGAGGACGACGTCGAGGGCGACGCCAACTCCTACGACGAGGTCTTCGAGGCGATGGCCCGAGAACTCGCCGACGGCGACTGGTCGGACTACAACAACGGTGCCTTCTTCAACTACGTCGGGGAACACATGCTCGACTGGCTCGAGTGTCTGTCGGAACTGTCAACGGCCGCGGACGAGCGCGTGAAGGTCGCTGCGGGCCGTTGA
- a CDS encoding NAD-dependent epimerase/dehydratase family protein: MSDSRALSDRHVLVTGGAGFIGSHLTERLVADGVEVTVVDDLSNGTADRVPDGAEFVEADLTDPDALAGRLDDVDLIVHLAASKHVDTDRPHGQFDDNTRMTRNVLEAMAAADVTEIAYTSSSTVYGEAPRPTPEDYAPLEPISAYGASKLADEGLLSARAHSHDLTVWNFRFANVVGPRLRGAVIPDFVEKLRDDPETLTILGDGRQAKSYLHVEDCLDAMLHVIAHADDAMNTYNLGTRTTTSVDRIAAIVADEMGLDPEFEHTGGDRGWTGDVPKMRLSIEKLAALGWEPRLSSDRAVRRATREIIDELR, from the coding sequence ATGTCCGACTCCCGCGCTCTCTCGGACCGGCACGTCCTCGTGACGGGCGGCGCCGGTTTCATCGGCTCGCACCTGACCGAGCGCCTGGTCGCCGACGGCGTCGAGGTTACCGTCGTCGACGACCTGTCGAACGGGACCGCCGATCGCGTCCCCGACGGCGCCGAGTTCGTCGAGGCCGATCTGACCGATCCCGACGCGCTCGCGGGCCGCCTCGACGACGTCGACCTGATCGTTCACCTGGCGGCGTCGAAGCACGTCGACACGGACCGCCCTCACGGGCAGTTCGACGATAACACGCGGATGACCCGGAACGTCCTCGAGGCGATGGCCGCGGCCGACGTGACCGAGATCGCCTACACCTCGTCCTCGACGGTCTACGGCGAGGCGCCGCGGCCGACGCCCGAGGACTACGCGCCGCTCGAGCCGATCAGCGCCTACGGAGCCAGCAAGTTGGCCGACGAGGGGCTGCTGTCGGCGCGGGCCCACAGCCACGACCTGACCGTCTGGAACTTCCGGTTCGCGAACGTCGTCGGTCCGCGCCTGCGCGGGGCGGTGATCCCCGATTTCGTCGAGAAGCTCCGGGACGATCCCGAGACGCTGACGATCCTCGGAGACGGCCGCCAGGCGAAGTCCTATCTCCACGTCGAGGACTGCTTAGACGCCATGCTCCACGTCATCGCGCACGCGGACGACGCGATGAATACCTACAACCTCGGCACGCGGACGACGACCTCGGTCGACCGGATCGCGGCCATCGTCGCCGACGAGATGGGCCTCGACCCCGAGTTCGAGCACACCGGCGGCGACCGCGGGTGGACCGGCGACGTGCCGAAGATGCGCCTCTCGATCGAGAAGCTTGCGGCGTTGGGCTGGGAACCGCGGCTCTCGAGCGATCGGGCGGTCCGCCGCGCGACCCGCGAGATCATCGACGAACTCCGCTGA
- the minD gene encoding cell division ATPase MinD, with protein MSHETVYAIASGKGGVGKTTTTVNLGTALAEAGERVAVLDADLGMANLAGFVSLTPDSTTLHDVLAGDASLDDATYRLADDIVAVPSGTSLDDYAETSPEGLREVVDDLRSRFDYVFIDVGAGISHETVLPLGLADAVVLVSTPEPAAVHDTKKTVELTDRAGGEVAGLVLTRTREGSDLSHDEIADRLDASVLGSVPEDPAARDSVYAGTPLVVFEPEGPAAVAYRRLAADLTGVDIDEPTADDGADDDAPEVTVPDADRTRSDDSDSESSATGPTDADDDGREAAHDDVSSAITEAESDR; from the coding sequence ATGTCTCACGAGACGGTCTATGCTATCGCGAGCGGGAAAGGCGGCGTTGGGAAGACGACGACGACGGTCAACCTCGGCACGGCCCTCGCGGAGGCCGGCGAGCGCGTCGCCGTCCTCGACGCCGACCTCGGCATGGCGAACCTCGCCGGGTTCGTCAGCCTGACTCCCGACTCCACCACCCTCCACGACGTGTTAGCCGGCGACGCATCGCTCGACGACGCGACCTACCGCCTGGCGGACGACATCGTCGCCGTCCCCAGCGGCACCAGCCTCGACGACTACGCCGAGACCTCCCCCGAGGGACTGCGCGAGGTCGTCGACGACCTCCGCTCGCGGTTCGACTACGTCTTCATCGACGTCGGCGCCGGCATCAGCCACGAGACCGTCCTGCCGCTTGGCCTGGCCGACGCCGTCGTCCTCGTCTCGACGCCCGAACCCGCCGCCGTCCACGACACGAAGAAGACGGTCGAACTCACCGACCGCGCCGGCGGCGAGGTCGCCGGCCTGGTCCTCACCCGCACTCGCGAGGGCAGCGACCTCTCCCACGACGAAATCGCCGATCGCCTCGACGCATCCGTACTCGGTTCGGTTCCCGAAGACCCCGCGGCCCGCGATAGCGTCTACGCCGGCACGCCTCTGGTCGTCTTCGAACCCGAGGGACCCGCAGCCGTCGCCTACCGACGCCTCGCCGCGGACCTAACCGGTGTCGATATCGACGAACCGACCGCAGACGACGGCGCCGATGACGACGCGCCCGAGGTGACCGTGCCCGACGCCGACCGGACGCGATCGGACGACTCCGACTCGGAGTCGAGCGCGACCGGTCCGACCGACGCGGACGACGACGGTCGCGAGGCCGCACACGACGACGTTTCGAGCGCGATCACGGAGGCCGAGTCCGACCGCTAA
- the argS gene encoding arginine--tRNA ligase produces MFLSLRDEVEDALERALSALDFPTDDLGLEEPPDDVESVLASSVAFRLAGEAGAPPPQVAGQIADEIDADDLTYVAEIQTQGPYLNFLPSDAYLAETLEEATDDGYGHLPDREESVVVEHTSANPTGPVHVGRARNPIIGDAVANVLDYAGYDVERHYYVNDAGRQMAVFTWAYETFDEEDLAEEPERDRIEYDLVRYYRKGNAFLENAPEDEVEEAEAEIESIMQGLEAGDDEAYERVSEVVDQVLGGMTECLARLPAEFDEFVKETRFMRDGSADDLIDRLKELDEAVYEEDAWQLDLEDHGIDKNLVFLRSDGTSLYATRDLAHHEWKFDNYDRAVTVLGEDHKLQAEQLRTTLELLDNDTDQLRQVLYSYVNLPEGKMSTRRGTGVDLDDLLDEAIDRARQEVEDRLDDRIRDDDLDEDDIERIAHQVGIGAVRYDIVAKQPTKAITFEWDRALDFEAQSAPYVQYVHARCCGILEEAGIDPEADIETQEEALDLAAVDADLLGTPEERDLLETIARLPAVVDEAAADLEPHQIATYTREFADRFNAFYRECPVLADDVDPDVREARLALVAASKHAVANALAILGVDAPRSM; encoded by the coding sequence ATGTTCCTCTCCCTACGCGACGAGGTCGAGGACGCCCTCGAACGGGCGCTCTCGGCGCTCGACTTTCCCACTGACGACCTGGGGCTGGAAGAACCGCCGGACGACGTCGAGAGCGTACTCGCCTCGAGCGTCGCGTTCCGACTCGCCGGCGAAGCCGGCGCGCCGCCGCCGCAGGTCGCCGGGCAGATCGCCGACGAGATCGACGCCGACGACCTGACCTACGTCGCCGAGATCCAGACGCAGGGGCCGTACCTCAACTTCCTGCCGAGCGACGCCTACCTCGCCGAGACACTCGAGGAAGCGACCGACGACGGCTACGGCCACCTCCCGGACCGCGAGGAGTCCGTCGTCGTCGAGCACACCAGCGCGAACCCGACGGGGCCGGTCCACGTCGGCCGCGCGCGGAATCCGATCATCGGCGACGCCGTCGCGAACGTCCTCGACTACGCCGGCTACGACGTCGAGCGCCACTACTACGTCAACGACGCCGGCCGGCAGATGGCGGTCTTCACCTGGGCCTACGAGACGTTCGACGAGGAGGACTTAGCGGAAGAGCCCGAGCGCGACCGCATCGAGTACGACCTGGTGCGCTACTACCGGAAGGGCAACGCCTTCCTCGAGAACGCGCCCGAGGACGAGGTCGAGGAGGCGGAGGCCGAGATCGAGTCGATCATGCAGGGCCTCGAAGCGGGCGACGACGAGGCCTACGAGCGGGTCAGCGAGGTCGTCGACCAGGTGCTCGGCGGCATGACCGAGTGTCTCGCGCGCCTGCCCGCGGAGTTCGACGAGTTCGTCAAGGAGACGCGGTTCATGCGCGACGGGTCGGCCGACGACCTGATCGACCGCCTCAAGGAACTCGACGAGGCCGTCTACGAGGAGGACGCCTGGCAGCTCGATCTCGAGGACCACGGCATCGACAAGAACCTCGTGTTCCTGCGGTCGGACGGCACCTCGCTGTACGCCACGCGGGACCTGGCCCACCACGAGTGGAAGTTCGATAACTACGACCGCGCGGTGACGGTGCTGGGCGAGGACCACAAGCTCCAGGCCGAACAGCTGCGGACGACCCTCGAGTTGCTCGATAACGACACCGATCAGCTCCGGCAGGTGCTGTACTCCTACGTCAACCTCCCGGAGGGGAAGATGAGCACGCGGCGGGGCACCGGCGTCGATCTCGACGACCTGCTCGACGAGGCGATCGACCGCGCCCGCCAGGAGGTCGAGGACCGGCTTGACGACCGCATCCGCGACGACGACCTGGACGAGGACGATATCGAGCGCATCGCCCACCAGGTCGGAATCGGCGCGGTCCGGTACGACATCGTCGCCAAGCAGCCGACGAAGGCGATCACGTTCGAGTGGGATCGGGCACTGGACTTCGAGGCTCAATCGGCACCCTACGTCCAGTACGTCCACGCGCGCTGCTGTGGTATCCTAGAGGAGGCGGGGATCGACCCCGAGGCCGACATCGAGACGCAGGAGGAGGCCCTCGATCTCGCGGCCGTCGACGCCGACCTGCTCGGGACGCCCGAGGAGCGAGACCTGCTCGAGACGATCGCGCGGCTCCCGGCGGTCGTCGACGAGGCCGCGGCGGACTTAGAGCCCCACCAGATCGCGACCTACACCCGCGAGTTCGCCGACCGGTTCAACGCCTTCTACCGGGAGTGTCCGGTGCTCGCCGACGACGTCGACCCCGACGTCCGCGAGGCCCGCCTGGCGCTGGTCGCCGCCTCGAAACACGCGGTCGCGAACGCGCTGGCGATTCTGGGCGTGGACGCACCGCGTTCGATGTAA
- the prf1 gene encoding peptide chain release factor aRF-1 codes for MSQEGEQEQSDRKKYEFRKVLEDLKEYDGSGTQLVTIYVPDDRQISDVVQHVTQEHSEAANIKSKQTRTAVQDALTSIKDRLRYYDTYPPENGIVLFSGAVDSGGGRTEMVTNVLESPPQPVESFRYHCDSEFLTEPLEEMMADKGLYGLVVLDRREANVGWLKGKRVEPVKSASSLVPGKQRKGGQSAQRFARLRLEAIDNFYQEVAGMANDLFVPKRHELDGILVGGPSPTKDEFLDGDYLHHELQDQVLGKFDVAYTDESGLKDLVDNAEDALADAEVMKDKQEMEEFFKELNAGDLATYGFEQTRRNLVMGAVDRLLISEDLRKDVVTYDCPECGATEREVIDRRKATPTHTCTECDTEIEADEEDREDAIDHLIGIAEQRGTETKFISTDFEKGEQLYNAFGGFAGILRYSTGV; via the coding sequence ATGAGCCAGGAGGGCGAGCAGGAGCAATCCGACCGGAAGAAATACGAGTTCCGGAAGGTTCTCGAAGATCTCAAGGAGTACGACGGCTCCGGAACGCAGCTCGTGACGATCTACGTTCCAGATGATAGACAGATAAGCGACGTGGTCCAGCACGTCACCCAGGAGCACAGCGAAGCGGCCAACATCAAGTCAAAGCAGACTCGAACGGCCGTCCAGGACGCGCTGACGAGCATCAAAGACCGGCTGCGCTACTACGACACCTACCCGCCGGAGAACGGGATAGTGCTGTTCTCCGGCGCCGTCGACTCCGGCGGCGGCCGCACCGAGATGGTGACGAACGTCTTAGAGAGCCCGCCCCAGCCCGTCGAGTCGTTCCGCTACCACTGCGACTCGGAGTTCCTCACCGAGCCGCTCGAAGAGATGATGGCGGACAAGGGCCTCTACGGCCTGGTCGTCCTCGACCGCCGCGAAGCTAACGTCGGCTGGCTGAAGGGCAAACGCGTCGAACCCGTCAAGTCGGCCTCCTCGCTGGTCCCCGGCAAGCAGCGCAAAGGGGGCCAGTCCGCACAGCGGTTCGCCCGCCTGCGCCTCGAGGCGATCGACAACTTCTACCAGGAGGTCGCAGGGATGGCGAACGACCTGTTCGTCCCCAAGCGCCACGAACTCGACGGCATCCTCGTCGGCGGTCCCTCGCCGACCAAAGACGAGTTCTTAGACGGCGACTACCTCCACCACGAGCTTCAGGACCAGGTCCTTGGCAAGTTCGACGTCGCCTACACCGACGAGTCGGGCCTGAAAGACCTGGTCGACAACGCCGAGGACGCCCTGGCCGACGCCGAGGTGATGAAGGACAAGCAGGAGATGGAAGAGTTCTTCAAGGAACTCAACGCGGGCGACCTGGCGACCTACGGGTTCGAGCAGACCCGTCGAAACCTCGTGATGGGCGCCGTCGACCGGCTCCTGATCAGCGAGGACCTCCGGAAGGACGTCGTCACCTACGACTGTCCGGAGTGCGGCGCCACCGAGCGCGAGGTCATCGACCGCCGCAAGGCGACGCCGACCCACACCTGCACCGAGTGCGATACCGAGATCGAGGCCGACGAGGAGGACCGCGAGGACGCCATCGACCACCTCATCGGGATCGCCGAACAGCGCGGTACCGAGACCAAGTTCATCTCGACGGACTTCGAGAAGGGCGAACAGCTCTACAACGCCTTCGGCGGCTTCGCCGGGATCCTCCGCTACTCCACCGGCGTCTAA
- the udk gene encoding uridine kinase has product MSIPSFAIGIAGGTGAGKTTVSRTVADTVGEAVTRIPLDNYYEDLSHLAFEEREQVNYDHPSAFEWELLREQLDALLSGQAIEMPQYDFEVHNRKDERITVEPTDVIVLEGILSLHDDAIREMLDLRVYVMTDADVRILRRIERDVIERGRDLEGVIDQYLETVKPMHEKFVAPTKKHADVIIPEGANRMAIDLLIEKVQAELPADSIRDEEFDRELSFNEPAMD; this is encoded by the coding sequence ATGAGTATACCGTCGTTCGCCATCGGGATCGCCGGCGGCACGGGGGCCGGGAAAACGACGGTCTCGCGTACGGTCGCGGACACCGTCGGCGAGGCCGTTACGCGGATCCCGCTCGACAACTACTACGAGGACCTCTCGCACCTCGCGTTCGAGGAGCGCGAACAGGTCAACTACGACCACCCCTCCGCGTTCGAGTGGGAACTGCTGCGGGAGCAACTCGACGCGTTGCTCTCCGGCCAGGCGATCGAGATGCCGCAGTACGACTTCGAGGTGCACAACCGCAAGGACGAGCGGATCACCGTCGAGCCCACGGACGTGATCGTCCTCGAGGGGATTCTCTCCCTGCACGACGATGCGATTCGGGAGATGCTCGACCTGCGGGTGTACGTAATGACCGACGCGGACGTCCGCATCCTGCGGCGGATCGAGCGCGACGTGATCGAGCGCGGCCGCGACCTCGAAGGCGTCATCGATCAGTACTTGGAGACGGTCAAACCGATGCACGAGAAGTTCGTCGCGCCGACGAAGAAGCACGCGGACGTGATCATCCCCGAGGGCGCGAACCGAATGGCGATCGATCTCCTGATCGAGAAGGTCCAGGCCGAACTGCCGGCCGACTCGATCCGGGACGAGGAGTTCGACCGCGAGCTGTCGTTCAACGAGCCGGCGATGGACTGA
- a CDS encoding lysylphosphatidylglycerol synthase transmembrane domain-containing protein has product MTDGGERPGSHAAPGDAESARSDDAGSESRGLAASLTRRRLTIAGTALVLVGLVVALRDIDVRTVVGDVASADPRLLGAAVAVYAASWPLRGRRYGDVLATIGHRGGTAFCTLAVFVSQTVNLAIPARAGDAARAYVVNARRDVPYTAGFASLAVERVFDLATIAVLASLATAWLALGGAAGPLEIAAQAGAARTALLAAGVVSTATIGVGFVVVTSARIDCGPGAWLRARVRGRPRLEGAVAAALRFAGDVQVVARRPQAAATIGAASLAIWALDVLTAVLVFAALDGGLPIAALLSVGTLAVSVGNLAKVLPLSQGGVGFYEAAFTALVVGLTPVGASTALAAAIVDHALKNGVTLVGGTGAVAALGLSLSDAADAETEPTGGTGSFLGKPKR; this is encoded by the coding sequence ATGACCGACGGGGGCGAGAGACCGGGCTCGCACGCCGCGCCTGGCGACGCCGAATCGGCGCGGTCCGACGACGCCGGCTCCGAGAGCCGCGGGCTCGCCGCGTCCCTGACTCGCCGCCGACTGACGATCGCCGGGACGGCGCTCGTACTGGTCGGCCTGGTCGTCGCGCTCCGCGATATCGACGTCCGAACGGTCGTCGGCGACGTCGCCAGCGCCGACCCGCGGCTGCTGGGGGCCGCGGTCGCCGTCTACGCCGCCTCCTGGCCGCTTCGGGGCCGTCGGTACGGGGACGTCCTGGCCACGATCGGCCACCGCGGCGGGACGGCCTTCTGCACGCTGGCGGTCTTCGTCAGCCAGACGGTCAACCTCGCAATCCCGGCGCGGGCCGGCGACGCGGCCCGCGCGTACGTCGTCAACGCCCGCCGAGACGTGCCCTATACCGCCGGCTTCGCGTCGCTGGCCGTCGAGCGCGTGTTCGACCTCGCGACCATCGCCGTTCTGGCGAGCCTGGCGACGGCGTGGCTCGCGCTCGGGGGTGCGGCTGGGCCGCTCGAAATCGCCGCGCAGGCCGGCGCCGCCCGGACCGCGCTCCTGGCGGCGGGGGTCGTGAGCACGGCGACAATCGGTGTCGGCTTCGTCGTGGTCACGTCCGCACGGATCGATTGCGGTCCGGGCGCCTGGCTCCGTGCCCGGGTCCGCGGTCGCCCGCGGCTGGAGGGGGCCGTCGCGGCCGCGCTCCGGTTCGCGGGCGACGTGCAGGTCGTCGCGCGGCGGCCGCAGGCGGCGGCGACGATCGGAGCCGCGAGCCTGGCGATCTGGGCGCTCGACGTGCTCACCGCGGTGCTCGTCTTCGCGGCGCTGGACGGCGGCCTTCCGATCGCCGCGTTGCTCTCGGTCGGGACGCTGGCGGTCAGCGTGGGCAACCTGGCGAAGGTGCTCCCTCTTTCACAGGGCGGCGTCGGCTTCTACGAGGCCGCGTTCACGGCGCTCGTGGTCGGGCTCACTCCCGTCGGGGCGAGCACGGCCCTGGCCGCCGCGATCGTCGACCACGCGCTGAAAAACGGCGTGACGCTGGTCGGCGGGACGGGTGCAGTCGCCGCATTGGGCCTCTCGCTGTCGGACGCGGCGGATGCAGAGACCGAGCCGACGGGCGGAACCGGCAGTTTTTTAGGCAAGCCTAAAAGATAG